In Candidatus Lernaella stagnicola, the genomic window TCGGGATGACCTACGTGGGCTTGCTCGAAGCCCAATACACCGCGCTTCGCAACAAGCTGCTGTGGCGCTTCTTAGGTCCGCTCGCCCTGTTGTTCGGGCTCGCTACGGCACTGAGTCTTGTGTTCGTGCGGCGCATCACCCGCCCGTTGCGCGAACTCGGCGACGAAACAGCATCCATTGCCGCCGGCCGCTGGGACGAAAACATTGACGTTCGGCCCGGCTTTACCGAACTGTCGCAACTGGCCGACAGCATTCGCGCCATGAAGTCGGCCTTGGCCGAACATGACCACCGACTGAAAGAGCGGAACCGGCAGTTTGCCGAAGCGAACGAGAAACTGACGCGCACCAACCACAACTATATGCAGATGCTCGGTTTCGTCACCCACGAGTTGCGCTCGCCCCTGACGGCAAACCAAGGGTTGATCGACGTGATGATGCAGGGCCTGACTGGTGAAGTGCCCGACAAGGTTCGCGAACTCTTGGTGCGCATCAAACGCAATTCCGAAGAGTTGCTCGACATGGTCAAAAACTACCTCGACCTGTCGCGGGTCGAGCGCGGCGAATTCGAGGCGAAGCGCGAAAATATCGATGTGTGCGCCGAAGTCGTACAGCCGGCGGTGGACATGGCCGGGCCGTTATTCGCCTCGCGCAACATCACACTGACGACGTCGTGCCCGGAAAAACAAACGGCCTACGCCGACGCCGAATTGTTGCGCATCGCCTTGACCAACTACCTCACCAACGCCGCGAAATACGGTCGTGAGGGCGCCACGGCCCACCTTAATGTCGACGCCGACGAGGAAAAGCTGAGTGTGTCGGTATGGAATGAAGGCGAGGGCTTCACGCAGGAGCAGCACTCCGAACTGTTCGGAAAATTCAACCGGCTTCGAAACGCCAACACGCGCGGTAAACGCGGCAGCGGCCTCGGCCTTTTCCTGACCCGTCAAATCCTATCCTTGCACGAGGGCGATGTTTGGGCGGAATCGGAGCCCGGAAAATGGGCGCGTTTCGGCTTCTCGATACCCCTACGCGCGGCCGCCTCCCCTCCGCCCTCGAAGCGATAGCCTCCTGACAAAGACCCGCCGCGTTCTTACATTCCCTTTTGTGCAAGGGTGCAAGAAAATAAAAGGGGGATAGGGTTTGATAAAAGTCGCTTTCTACGGAACCAAAGCCTACGACAAACAATTCTTTGAGCAACACGCCGACGAGCGCCTGGCGTTTCATTTTCATGATTTCAATCTTAACGAAATCACCGCCCCCCTCGCTGAGGGTTGCGACGCCGTGTGCCTATTCGTCAACGATCACGCCGACCGCTCGACGCTGCGGATCCTCGTGGATATGAACGTCGGGCTTGTCGCCTTGCGCTGCGCCGGTTTCAACAACGTCGACCTCGAAGCCGCGCGTGAACTGCGGCTGCCCGTCGTGCGCGTTCCCGGGTATTCGCCCCACGCCATCGCCGAGTACACCCTCGGCCTGTTGTTGACGCTGAACCGAAAAATTCATCGCGCCTACAACCGCGTCCGCGATCAGAACTTCTCCCTTGAGGGTATGGTGGGCAGCGAAATTCACCGTAAAACTATCGGCGTGATCGGCACCGGGCGAATCGGTAAGCTCGTGGCGCAAGTGTTTCGCGGTCTGCAGACCGATGTCCTTGCGTATGACACCCACCCGGACGAGGAATGGGCGGCGTCGCACGGCGTCACGTATTTGCCCCTGGAACAACTGTTGGGGCGCGCCGACGTCGTCACGTTGCATGCACCTTTGATGCTTGAAACGTATCATACGATCAACGCGTTCACGATTTCCAAGATGAAACCCGGCGCGTATCTGATCAATACGAGCCGTGGCGCACTGGTCGATACGCACGCGCTCATCGAGGCCCTGAAATCCGGACACCTCGGCGGCGTCGCGCTGGACGTTTACGAAGAAGAGGACGGCGTGTTTTTCAGCGACTTGTCACAAGAGATTTTGCCCGACGACGACCTGTCGCGCTTGCTCGGTTTCCCCAACGTGCTCGTCACTTCGCACCAAGCGTTCCTGACCCGCGAAGCCCTTCACGCCATCGCCGCCACCACGGTGCGGAATTTGCTTTGCCTCGAAACCGGTGAACCCTTCCCCACCGAAAACGTGCTGTGCTGCGATACCGATTCGCGCTCCGCCCCGTGACCCGGCCGCCCTACCGTGCCGCGGCAGGGTCACCGATTTGGTCGAGCAGAAAATAGTACGTGTCCGCCGTTTTTTTCATCACGTCCGACCAGTTCATCCCCTGGCCGTGTCCCGCCTGCCGCTGCAACTCGAATAAGATCGGTCCGCGTGAGGGCCCCGCGGCCTGCAACGCCGCCGCGAATTTTGCCGAGTGCAGCCAATGCACGCGCGTGTCCGACTCTGCCGTGTGGATGAAAGACGCCGGATACCGCACGCCCGGCAGCACCTGGTGATAGGGTGAATAGGCCCACAGATAGCCGGTCTGCTCCGGCACGTCGGCGCTGCCGTACTCGGGAATCCACAACTGCGCCGGCGGGAATTTGTGGTAGCGCACCATGTCGTAAAGCCCGACCTGGCCGACCGCCGCCGCGAACAAGTGCGGCACGCCGGTGATCATTGCGCCGACCAGCAAGCCGCCGTTCGACCCGCCGCGAATCGCCAATTTCTCCGGGCGCGTGTAATCCTCCCGAATCAAGTACCGCATGGCGTACTCGAAATCCTTGAAGACCTGGAACTTCTTCTCTTCCATGCCCGCCTTGTGCCACGCTTCGCCTTTTTCTCCACCGCCGCGAATCGCCGCCAGCGCGTACACGCCGCCCCGTTCGATCCAAAACAAATTCGTCCGCGAAAAACTCGGCCCCATGCTGATGCTGAAGCCACCGTATCCATACAGCACCGTCGGGTTGCCGCCGTCGCGTACCATGTCCTTGCGATACACGAGGAACATCGGCACTTTCGTGCCGTCGTAGGATGGATACTCCACGTACTCGACGGTGAAGTCCTCCGGATTGAACGCGCCGCCCGCCGAGGTCTTGATCATCGGTTCGGCCTTCATCGAGCGCGCCGGTTCGATGACGAACAGGCTTTGCGGATACAAAAAGGAGGAATACTCGATCACGATTCGCTCGCTGCCCGGCTCGCCGCTCATCCCGCTCACGGAGCCCGGCGCCGGGAGTTCGATTTCGCCAAGCTCGTGTCCCGCCAGATCAAACAGCCGCAAGTGTGACACGGCCGTTTCCAGATACAACGCCACGAGCCGGTCCTTGCCGACGCGCTCGACGCCTTTGAGCGGCACGTCACGCTCCGGCAGGATGTCGCGCCAGTTTTCAGGCGACGGATCGTCGATGTCCGCTTCCACAAAGCGCATATTCGGCGCGTCCAGCGTCGTGTACAGCCACACCTTGTCGCCCACGACAGCCGCCGGCCACACCTCGGCGTCCAAGTTTTCCGCCACGGTAATGACGCGGTTCGTCGCGATATCCACCAAGTAACTGTCGCTGGTCGTCACGCCGGTGCCGACGCTCATCATCAAGTAGCGGCCGTCGCGGTCCACGCCGACACTCGGCCAGTCGGTTTTCTTCCGCCCGCGGCCGAACACGTACGTCGCCGCGTCCGCTTTCTCGCCCAAGCGATGGAAATACACGTGACGATCGTACTGCGCGCCGCCGGGGTAGGTTGTGAAGTAAAAGCCGCTGTCGTCGGGCAACCAGCCGATCGACGCGTGGCGCGTGTCGGGCAACGTGTCCGGCAACCGCTTGCCCGTCGCTACATCGACCACGTACAACGTGCTGTTCTCGTCGCCGCCCTTCGACAAACCGTAGGCGACAAAGCCCCCCGTCTTCGATGGGCGAAACCAGTCCAGCGCCGTCTTACCGCTGGCGTCGACGCTTTCCGGATCGACCAGCAGCCGGTCGCCGCCGTTCTCCCGCACGAAAAGCTTTCGTTGCTCTTGGCCGGGTTCAAGCTTGAGGTAGAAAACCTTGCCGCCCGCCATGAACGGGTCGCCCACGAAGCCGATGGCGAACAACTCGGCGATCCGCTCCGCCACGCCGTCCACTTTAACTTTTTCCAAGTACGCCCGCGTGCGCGCGTTTTGCGCCTCCACCCATGCCTCGGCCTGCGCGGCGTTTTCCAGGTCGCGATACGGATCGGCCACGAGATACCCGTTGATCTCCTCCGCTGTCGAACCGCGCGGCGCCGGCACTTCCGGCAAACGCATTCCGTGCGTCGCACAACCGGCGACGAACAAGAGCACCAACAACACCAAGCCAAAACGATTCACCAAACGCATTGCGCCTCTCCTTGCGGGTCAAAAGGTCGATTGCTTCTTCAACTTGAATCCGACTCAGGCTTCGAGCGACGGGTAAACGCGCCTACCTTGTACGAACGTGGCCCGCACCGCCGTAGCGCGGAACCGCAACAAAATCGCATACAGCAGCGAGGCCGCATCCATTTCCGGTGTCCATTCGGCCATCGGCAGGCATTCCCGCGGATCGAACACCACGAAATCCGCCTGCTTGCCCGGCCGGAAATCGCCGATCTCATCGGCCAACCCCATCGCCTCGGCGCCACCGCGAGTCAGGAGATAAAACGCCAGTTCCGGCGTCACCACACGATGCGAATGCCCCAGCACCTTCCGCGCGATCTGGCCCGATATCGCCGACTCGGCCACTTCGGTGAGCGCCGGGTCCGACCCCGCGCCGATATCCGAACCCAAGCCGACCGCGACGCCGCGCGACATCGGCGCCGCCAAATCCAGAATGCCGCTCTCAAGCAAGATGTTCGACACTGGGCAGTGCGCCAGGCCGGTGCCCGTGGCGGCCATCACGTCCCAATCTTTCTCGTCGAGATAAATTCCGTGGCCCAAAATCGTGCGCGGCCCCAAAAGCCCCGCCCGGTCGTAAATATCCAGATAGCTGCGCGCCTCCGGGAACAACTCCGCCGCGCGCGCCACCTCGGCCTTGTTTTCCGCAACGTGCGTCGCGACGTGGCACTTGTACTCAGCGGCCATGGCGCCGGCCTCGCGCAGCAGTTCGGCCGAACACGTCAGCGCAAATCGCGGCGTGAACGCGTACCGCAGCCGACCCTTTGCCTGCCCGTGCCACATCTCGCACAAGCGCTGCGAGGCCGCCAGCGAAGCCGCCGTGTTTTCCTGCAGCGCGGGCGGGCTGTGCTGGTCCATCATGACCTTGCCGATCACCCCGCGAATCCCTACCGATTCGGCCACCGCGAAAACGGCGTCGGTCGCGTCTTCGTTCACGGTGACATACAGCCCGACGGTCGTTGTTCCGGTGGCCAGCAGTCGGTGAAAAAAGTCCGGCGCCTCTCGTATCGCCACATCGGCACTGTATGCCGACTCCATGGGAAACACGACTTTGCTCAGCCACTCGAGCAGTGACGCGTGACGCACGTTGACCGCGCGCGCCTGGGCGACGTGGCAATGCGTGTCCACGAAACCGGGCATCACGAGGTAGTTGCTGAAATCGACGGTCTCGCACCCCTCGGGCAACGCGATTTCCTCCCGCGCGCCCGCCGCGAGTATCGTGCCGTCGTCGTCCACGAGCAGGCCGCCATCTTCCAACAACAACGCTCGTTCGGGCGTCGACGGATTCAACAACGTCCCTCGAAAAAATCGCGGCATCCTATTGCTCCTTCTGCACGCCGATAAAACGGAAGCGGTCGATTTGCGCCGCCGGTGTGAGGTACGCGCCGTATTCCCCCCACCACGCGGGCGTCGACCGCATCTGCCGTGACAACGCGCGGACATTGGCGAACGCTTCCATAAACGGTTGCTGGAAGCGCAAATTCCGCAGACCCGACGTCACCTTCCCGTTCTCGATCAAAAACGTGCCGTCGCGCGTCATGCCCGTCAGCACCGCGCGACGCGTGTCGATCATGCCGTTGACGTAATGAAACCGCGTCACCAGAATACCGCGCTCCACCGACGCGATCATCTCTTCCAGGTCGCTGTCACCGCCCGCCATCACCAAATTCATCGCCATCGCGCCCCACCCCGATTCGCCCGGCGGTACGGCATGGCCCGTGCTGACCCGGCCGGACCGCGCGCCGCTTCGCAAATCGGTCACGCCGCGCCCGCATACGCCGCGTTTGATGAAATCCACGCGCTGTTTGGGCATGCCTTCGAAATCGAAGGGTACGCCCAACGCCTGCGCGTTGAGCCCGTCATCGTAAATTGAAATTGCCTCGCCGGTGATGCTTTCACCCTCGCGACCGGCCAGAAAACTTGTGCCTTCCTCATTGGATCGCGCGCCGAAACCAATGACGTTCAACCATTCCAACGCCTCGGCGACAGCCGCCGGCTCCAAGATCACCTCATACTCGCCCGGTTCGATTTCCACGCGCTCCCGGCCCGCCCGGCACTTGGCCAACGCCCGTTTCGCCGCCGCCTCGCAGTCAATGTCCGCCATGTCCCGCGATACACCCGCCGCGTACCCGTACGCCGGGCCGTCGCCAACGATCGCCATCAGTTCCGCAACCGACAACGGGACGTAGGCGCGCAGTCCCGCCGTATTGGCCACGGCCAATTCGCCCGCGCCCGTGGCCAGCAGGCCCGACGCCACCGCTCCGGCCGCCTTCGCCACTTCACAAATCGTTTTGACCGACCGCGCCCGCGCGTCCGCCGAATACTCCGCCGTCGAATCCACGAAGGTCACCACCTCCCCGTACTCTTGCGGACCGGGCAACGGCGGCGAATCCTCCACCGGGGGGTTGGCCGCCGCCACGGCCTCGGCGCGGCGCAATGTGGCGACAAGCTCGCTCGGGGCGAGACTGTTGGTCACGGCGATTCCCTCGCGCTGATCAATCCGCGCGCGAATCGAAACGACCGTGTTTTCCGTATGCATATTCTGGTGCACGCGGTTCCCGGCAAAGCGCGTCAGTCCCGATGACTGTCCCTGGCACACGGCGACCGCTTCTCCCTTGGCCTCCGACAACGCCGCGTCCAACGCCGCGAAAATCGCTTCCCGCCCGATCATGACGCACCCCCCACCGTGACGCCGCGAAAGCGTGCGGCGCTGCAACCGTGCCCCACACGGGCGGTTTGCATCGGTTGCCCCTTGCCGCAATTCGGCACGCCGATGACCCGCCACTCCTGCTCGTTGCCCACCGCGTCGCAGCTTCCCCAAAAACGCGGCGTGATGCCCACGTACACGGGGTTGCGAAGCAGCTTGGTTCGTTTGCCGTTTTCGATCAGGTACGCGTACTCGCAACTGAAGCTGAAGTTCAACCGCAGATCGTCGATGCTCCAACTCTTGTTGACGTCCATCAGCAGGCCGCGCTTCGTGTCGGCGATGAGTTCTTCCAACGACGGACCGCGAGGATCCGGCGCCAGGTTGATGTTCGTCATGCGAATCAACGGCAGCCGCGACCATCCCGCCGCGCGCATCGTGCCGTTGGACGCCAACCCCAAAGCCGCCGCCGTCTCCCGCGACATTTGGTAGCCGACGAAGATGCCGTCGCGCACCAGATCGAAGCGCTGCGCCCGCACGCCTTCGTCGTCCCATCCGAAGCTGCCCAGGGCGCCGGGAATCGTCGCGTCGCCGTACAAGTTCACCTTCTCGCTGCCGTAACGCAGCGAGCCCAAACGGTCGGGCGTCATAAACGAGCCTCCCGCCAGGCTGATCTCCGTGCCCAGCGCGCGGTCCAACTCGGTCGGGTGTCCGCACGATTCATGAATTTGCAGCGCCAGTTGCGGCCCTGCGAGAATGATGTCGTACTCGCCCCGCGGGCACTCGGGCGCCGCTAGTAATTCGGCCGCCAGCGCGGCGGTCTGTCCTGCGTTGCCCGGTAGATTGAGTTCCTCGATCAACTCAAAACCGGCCGAGCCCCAACCGCCGCCGTGCGAATTTGGGTACGAAACCCGCTGCGTATCCCCGCCGCCCTGCGCGATGGCTTCGAGCGCCGCGCCACTGTGCAAAATATCCTGCTTGATCTCGGCGCCTTCCGTATCCACATAGACTTTGCGCTCGCGCATGAACTGCATGTGAGCCTTGCCGGAGCCGATGTCCGAATGCCTCTCCATTTCCCGGCAGGCCGAAACGAGAAGATCGATCTTCCTCTCGCGGGACACTTCTTCCGGATCGATCCGGCGCGGACTCGTGTACTCCCCGCGTTCGGCGAGCCGGTCGTCCAAGCGTGCGGGTTCGGTCGTCGTCAACGCGCTGGCCCGCGCGATGTCCACGGCGCGCTCGGCGCAGGCGGTCACCGCCGCTTCGGTAAGTTGGTTGGTCGAGGCAAAACCCCACGCACCCTTGGCCAGCACGCGAATCCCCAATCCTCGACTTTCGGATTCGCTCAGCGCTTCGACCCGCTCGCCGCGAACCATGATCCGTTGGTCGGTCGTGGTCACGGCTCGCGCATCCGCGTAGTCGATGTTTTTCTTCGCGAGCTGAGCAATCGCCAAGTCGGCCCATTTTTTCATGACATTCCTCCACCTGCTGGAACGCCGCCTACACCACGGACGGCACAAGGTCATGTTAGAAATAAACGCTTGCTGAAAAAACACAAGTGCGACGGGAACCCGAAGGCTCCCGCCGCGCTGATTTGCTTAGTTAGAGACAGGCAGGCCCGGCGGGTCGAATTCGCCGTTGCAGTCGGTGTCGACCCAAATCGGGTTCGTGATGCCGAAGACGCGCTCGGTGTTAACCGGGTGCAGCGTGGCGCTCGTATGCCCGGCCGCGATCACGAAGTACGAGTCCTGCGTGATGGCCAGGGTGATCGTGTCGTCGTAACGCACGACATCCGTGGAGGCCGGCAGCGCGACTTCCGCCGCCAGCGTGCCATGATTGGTGTACACGCGCAGGTAGTCGGTAGCCACCCACGGCGCGGCTTGCACGACGATCTCCAAATCCACCGTGCCGCCGTCGGCGCAGGTGTACAGCCCGCCAATGCTTTCATCGCCGATGAAAAAGTCGATCAACACGCCGTTGGACACTTGGTTTTGATGCGCCAAAATCGCCGCGACCATGTCGTCCGGATCGGCCGTGGTCGGGTCGTCGTCAGACATCGAAAACACATTCCGCGGATTGCCCAAGGTGTTGCTTGTCGTGTGAGAGTCGGAGTTTCCGGTCATCGTGTACGTGTATCCCTGATCCAGGAAACTGTACCAATCCGCGAGCGCTCCTTCGTCGTTGTTGCCCGAGTTGAACACTTCGATGGCGTCGAAGTTCTCGGTCCAGCGCCGTTCGTCCACCGAATCCACGCCCGCGGCCGGGTCGTAACCCACCCAATCGAACCAAGCGGTGCTTGCCCGTGGGTGATTGATCTGAACAACTTGCGCCCCGAACTCGTTGCGGGCGATATCGAAGATCTCGTCGAATTCGTGCCGTCCCGCCGAGCCGCCGTTTTCGTCGTATTCCACCAGACGAATCGAGTAGTAGTCGTTCGCCGCCGGATCCGCGACCAGCGGCCACGCGTTGGTGTGACCAAACACCGGGCTGATCTCGCAACCGACAACCGGCTGCAGCCACGCGTCGGCCCCGGTCGCCGCGGCAATCGGCCCGTAATTCGACAGCGTGTCGTGGTCGGTGATGACCGGCATTTCAATGCCCTCGGCCGCGAGTTCTTTTATCCGCGACGTCGCCAATGCCTGCGAATCAATCGAATACTGTGTGTGAATGTGAAAGTCTGCGGTCATGTACCCGGTGCTGTCCACAACCCGTTCGATGCTTTCTTCCAGCAAGACCGTCTCGCCCGCTTCGATCGTCACATTCGCCTTGGCGATGTCGTACTCGAAGCCGCGGGAGACCGTGACCGTATAATCGCCCGGCATGATTCGTTCGGTGCCCATACCGGTCACCATCCAAATTCGATGCGCGACTCCGGCGGTCGCCGGCGCGTTGTAACCCGTTTGGAACGAAAGCTTGGCCGCCACCGGATTGCCGCCGCCGTCGGTGATGTCGTAGGAGAAAATCCCGGCATCGCCGAGCACGATTTCCGCATCCGCCTTCTGCCCGCGCGACACGGTGACATCCAACGGGGCCGAGTCGGTGCGTCCCGGTCCGCTCGCCACCAGCGTGTAGTCGCCGGGTTCCACCTCCAGCGAAAACGCCCCGGTTTCGTCGGGCCAGATCAGGCTGACGTAGTTCTGCCCGGCGGGTCGGTCGTCGGTGACCATGACTTCAATCAGTTCGTAGTCATCGCTGCCCACCGGCAGGTTGATCTGGCCGGTCAACACGGCGGAATCGGTCACGCCGTCGTATTGGTTGATGATCGCGGGAAACATGTCGGTGTCGCCGTCGCCCACCAGGAACAAGCGCTCGTATGTGGCCTGGCCCATGGGCTCGATGTTAAGCACCGTGTCGATCAGCGGCACGATTTCACCATCCACGTACGGCGCCCAGAACCGGTGGTCCGGCGCGTTCGTGGCCAAGGCGTACGATACCGTTTGCCACATCCGGTTGACGCCGCCGATCCATCGCAGACCGGCAAGCAAATCGAAGTCGTCCATGTTGAAACCGGAGCGCGGACCAAACGGCCGCGTCTCATCGCCCCAGAAAGGCAGGTCGGCCATCAGCACATGCCGCGTCGTGTTGGATCGGTCGATCAAGGTCGTGCGAATCGTCAGGTAGTCCGCATCCGGCAACAGGATGTAATCGTTCACGACCGTCAGTTCGTAGTCCCACGTCGGCGCGATGCTGTCGACCAAATGAATGCCGCCGTCTTTCCCCGCGACGCGGATCATCGCCTCGCCATCGGCACCTGACTCAACGATTTGGACTTCCTTGGCCAGGAACCCACGCGCCAGGCCGATCATCTGCTCCAAGCCCCACAGGCCGTCGGCTCCCGCTTCTTCCGGCGGACGAGCGCGGTCGGCGTCGATCACGTTGCCCGCGTAGCCGGTCCAGCCAATGCCCGAGTGCTGCGGCGAACGGATAATGAATTCGACTTGGGAATTATAGATTTTGTAGTCGCCGATTTCGGCGCGCGCCCGCGGCCCGCCGATCAGTTCGTCCACGTCGGTAATCATGCCGGCCCGCACTTCGCCGGGTCCCAGCGGTGTGGACAAGTCATCCCAAGGCGCCACGGTGTCGTTGTCGTCATCGTCGTCACCCGGGGTGGTATCGTCGTCGTCGCCGGGTGTTGTGTCATCGTTATTGTCGTCGTTGTTATCGTCGTCGTCGTCGTCCGACGGGGTGTCGTTATCGTCGTTGTCATCGTCATCGTCATCGTCATCGCATGCCGCCACGGCCAAGAGCGATGCAGCCAGCATAACGATAATCAATAGCGGTAGGAGGGTTTTGAATCGATTCATTGATGAGACCTCTCGCGATAAACCGTCATCGAACCAAACCATGACGGTTCGTTATTAATTTTGCTCATGTATGTTAAGCGCCCGACCCCGAAAAGCAACGAAATGCCGCGCGATTTTCGACCACGACCCGCGTTTTCCATCCACCGCGCCGCGTCGAATATCCGCGGCACGTCAAACACGATTGCAGCGCTGAATTTCCCGCGCTCCGCTGGTTCCTATGCGCTGCCTGGGAACGGCAGCCGGAGCCCTTTTCCACTTTGATTTCAATATGTTGATAGCGTATCGTGCTCGGTTTCGGCCGGGTTGCGCGCGAATATCAAAAGCCATCTAAAAAAACATAAATAGCTGTAATGTAGCGGCTTTACCGTCTGCTCCTCCTTGTTGGCACGCGCCTTGCTCTATCTATCCAACGGAAAAGGAGCGAAACGATGAAAAACAGCATCTTGATCCTACTCGCCGCTTTCTCTCTCCTTCTATCGGCCTGCGGCGCCATCGAAGATTTGATCGAAGATTCAACACGCCGGACCATTTCCATCTCCCGCACGATTCACGACGACGCTGCCGAGCGCGATGTGAAATCCGTAGCAGTTGCGCAAGGTTTGGTGATTCCGCCCGGCGGTTT contains:
- a CDS encoding cache domain-containing protein, which translates into the protein MSIRTALVSAFATIAAVVLLVVALLGISGINQSVLREAQIRTNHNLFLLESQYNQRLRLLAEQVQNHAKDLYRAEKDRQDFLFALKREMNLTVLNVCSTDGRPLLGAYPQSDALVPIANDPVIRRALTGRLAFGTVLLDPTRLFLEGGAALQNAMVVSNGDDAPLTDALFRWVAVPLFDDAGHLSAIVYGGRATNLDFDLVDDLRDVLFGKGQFDGKPLGTVTFFLRDRRVATNVIRENRRRAVGTYVSGEVRQHVLEGGEPWYDRAWVVDAWYLSGYRPLEDPDGRIIGMTYVGLLEAQYTALRNKLLWRFLGPLALLFGLATALSLVFVRRITRPLRELGDETASIAAGRWDENIDVRPGFTELSQLADSIRAMKSALAEHDHRLKERNRQFAEANEKLTRTNHNYMQMLGFVTHELRSPLTANQGLIDVMMQGLTGEVPDKVRELLVRIKRNSEELLDMVKNYLDLSRVERGEFEAKRENIDVCAEVVQPAVDMAGPLFASRNITLTTSCPEKQTAYADAELLRIALTNYLTNAAKYGREGATAHLNVDADEEKLSVSVWNEGEGFTQEQHSELFGKFNRLRNANTRGKRGSGLGLFLTRQILSLHEGDVWAESEPGKWARFGFSIPLRAAASPPPSKR
- a CDS encoding 2-hydroxyacid dehydrogenase, yielding MIKVAFYGTKAYDKQFFEQHADERLAFHFHDFNLNEITAPLAEGCDAVCLFVNDHADRSTLRILVDMNVGLVALRCAGFNNVDLEAARELRLPVVRVPGYSPHAIAEYTLGLLLTLNRKIHRAYNRVRDQNFSLEGMVGSEIHRKTIGVIGTGRIGKLVAQVFRGLQTDVLAYDTHPDEEWAASHGVTYLPLEQLLGRADVVTLHAPLMLETYHTINAFTISKMKPGAYLINTSRGALVDTHALIEALKSGHLGGVALDVYEEEDGVFFSDLSQEILPDDDLSRLLGFPNVLVTSHQAFLTREALHAIAATTVRNLLCLETGEPFPTENVLCCDTDSRSAP
- a CDS encoding prolyl oligopeptidase family serine peptidase, which encodes MRLVNRFGLVLLVLLFVAGCATHGMRLPEVPAPRGSTAEEINGYLVADPYRDLENAAQAEAWVEAQNARTRAYLEKVKVDGVAERIAELFAIGFVGDPFMAGGKVFYLKLEPGQEQRKLFVRENGGDRLLVDPESVDASGKTALDWFRPSKTGGFVAYGLSKGGDENSTLYVVDVATGKRLPDTLPDTRHASIGWLPDDSGFYFTTYPGGAQYDRHVYFHRLGEKADAATYVFGRGRKKTDWPSVGVDRDGRYLMMSVGTGVTTSDSYLVDIATNRVITVAENLDAEVWPAAVVGDKVWLYTTLDAPNMRFVEADIDDPSPENWRDILPERDVPLKGVERVGKDRLVALYLETAVSHLRLFDLAGHELGEIELPAPGSVSGMSGEPGSERIVIEYSSFLYPQSLFVIEPARSMKAEPMIKTSAGGAFNPEDFTVEYVEYPSYDGTKVPMFLVYRKDMVRDGGNPTVLYGYGGFSISMGPSFSRTNLFWIERGGVYALAAIRGGGEKGEAWHKAGMEEKKFQVFKDFEYAMRYLIREDYTRPEKLAIRGGSNGGLLVGAMITGVPHLFAAAVGQVGLYDMVRYHKFPPAQLWIPEYGSADVPEQTGYLWAYSPYHQVLPGVRYPASFIHTAESDTRVHWLHSAKFAAALQAAGPSRGPILFELQRQAGHGQGMNWSDVMKKTADTYYFLLDQIGDPAAAR
- the guaD gene encoding guanine deaminase — protein: MPRFFRGTLLNPSTPERALLLEDGGLLVDDDGTILAAGAREEIALPEGCETVDFSNYLVMPGFVDTHCHVAQARAVNVRHASLLEWLSKVVFPMESAYSADVAIREAPDFFHRLLATGTTTVGLYVTVNEDATDAVFAVAESVGIRGVIGKVMMDQHSPPALQENTAASLAASQRLCEMWHGQAKGRLRYAFTPRFALTCSAELLREAGAMAAEYKCHVATHVAENKAEVARAAELFPEARSYLDIYDRAGLLGPRTILGHGIYLDEKDWDVMAATGTGLAHCPVSNILLESGILDLAAPMSRGVAVGLGSDIGAGSDPALTEVAESAISGQIARKVLGHSHRVVTPELAFYLLTRGGAEAMGLADEIGDFRPGKQADFVVFDPRECLPMAEWTPEMDAASLLYAILLRFRATAVRATFVQGRRVYPSLEA
- a CDS encoding TldD/PmbA family protein, with translation MIGREAIFAALDAALSEAKGEAVAVCQGQSSGLTRFAGNRVHQNMHTENTVVSIRARIDQREGIAVTNSLAPSELVATLRRAEAVAAANPPVEDSPPLPGPQEYGEVVTFVDSTAEYSADARARSVKTICEVAKAAGAVASGLLATGAGELAVANTAGLRAYVPLSVAELMAIVGDGPAYGYAAGVSRDMADIDCEAAAKRALAKCRAGRERVEIEPGEYEVILEPAAVAEALEWLNVIGFGARSNEEGTSFLAGREGESITGEAISIYDDGLNAQALGVPFDFEGMPKQRVDFIKRGVCGRGVTDLRSGARSGRVSTGHAVPPGESGWGAMAMNLVMAGGDSDLEEMIASVERGILVTRFHYVNGMIDTRRAVLTGMTRDGTFLIENGKVTSGLRNLRFQQPFMEAFANVRALSRQMRSTPAWWGEYGAYLTPAAQIDRFRFIGVQKEQ
- a CDS encoding TldD/PmbA family protein — translated: MKKWADLAIAQLAKKNIDYADARAVTTTDQRIMVRGERVEALSESESRGLGIRVLAKGAWGFASTNQLTEAAVTACAERAVDIARASALTTTEPARLDDRLAERGEYTSPRRIDPEEVSRERKIDLLVSACREMERHSDIGSGKAHMQFMRERKVYVDTEGAEIKQDILHSGAALEAIAQGGGDTQRVSYPNSHGGGWGSAGFELIEELNLPGNAGQTAALAAELLAAPECPRGEYDIILAGPQLALQIHESCGHPTELDRALGTEISLAGGSFMTPDRLGSLRYGSEKVNLYGDATIPGALGSFGWDDEGVRAQRFDLVRDGIFVGYQMSRETAAALGLASNGTMRAAGWSRLPLIRMTNINLAPDPRGPSLEELIADTKRGLLMDVNKSWSIDDLRLNFSFSCEYAYLIENGKRTKLLRNPVYVGITPRFWGSCDAVGNEQEWRVIGVPNCGKGQPMQTARVGHGCSAARFRGVTVGGAS